The Leptolyngbya sp. CCY15150 genome contains a region encoding:
- a CDS encoding DUF3318 domain-containing protein: MNPDPEIRRLLDLMPASGRMVTKLVSRPEQSAVVDVTFPLPWHRTRPINVNFDLWGQLSRPQRDLMLLRTVAWLTSIRWFQPSIYQGLVLAGAVGTLIELSQGDAIGAVTAGGLTALAGTQIWRGSRSPQLELEADEAALRVAQRRGYTEPEAARHLVDAIEVVAAIERRPGLDFTELLRCQNLRAIAGSSSMGVPDPMRRSLNR; this comes from the coding sequence CTGAATCCAGATCCCGAAATTCGTCGGTTGCTCGATCTCATGCCAGCCTCTGGGCGCATGGTTACCAAACTGGTCAGCCGCCCGGAGCAGTCAGCGGTGGTGGATGTGACCTTTCCTCTGCCTTGGCACCGCACCCGTCCGATCAACGTGAATTTTGATCTATGGGGACAGCTTTCTCGTCCCCAGCGCGATCTTATGCTGTTGCGTACCGTCGCTTGGCTGACGTCCATTCGCTGGTTCCAGCCCAGCATCTACCAAGGACTCGTGCTGGCGGGCGCAGTGGGTACGTTGATCGAACTGAGCCAGGGAGATGCGATCGGTGCGGTGACGGCCGGAGGCTTGACTGCCCTGGCCGGCACGCAAATTTGGCGCGGGAGTCGCAGCCCCCAGTTGGAGCTGGAGGCGGATGAAGCGGCCCTGCGGGTGGCCCAGCGTCGGGGCTATACGGAACCAGAGGCCGCCCGCCATTTGGTGGATGCTATTGAGGTGGTGGCGGCTATCGAACGCCGTCCAGGGTTGGATTTTACCGAGCTGCTGCGCTGCCAAAATCTGCGGGCGATCGCTGGTAGTTCGTCCATGGGCGTTCCTGACCCCATGCGGCGATCGCTCAACCGTTAA
- a CDS encoding M20 family metallopeptidase has product MAVPSLTPLPVHRSRIRSSIQALQPQLVDWRRTLHQQPELAFHERHTAQVIAQQLQAWGIEHQTEVAQTGILAVIQGDRPGPVLAIRADMDALPIQEANEVPYRSQRDGLMHACGHDGHVAIALGTAFYLAQHRAQLAGTVKILFQPAEEGPGGAKPMIEAGALENPRPDAIIGLHLWNNLPLGTVGVRSGALMAAVELFDCMIQGRGGHGAMPHQTVDALVVGAQVVNALQTIVARNLDPLTSGVVTVGSFHAGKAHNVIAHRAELSGTVRYFDPALDGFFGKRIDDVIAGVCQSHGATYDLNYWQLYPAVINDGAIADLVRSVAEQVVEPGLGVVPNCQTMGGEDMSFFLQQVPGCYFFLGSANPSLDLAYPHHHPRFDFDETALSMGVEIFIRCVERFCSSALG; this is encoded by the coding sequence ATGGCCGTTCCATCCCTAACTCCTCTCCCTGTCCATCGCTCTCGGATTCGTTCATCGATTCAAGCGCTGCAGCCCCAGCTAGTAGACTGGCGGCGTACCCTACACCAGCAGCCTGAACTGGCGTTTCATGAACGGCACACCGCTCAGGTGATTGCCCAGCAGCTTCAGGCTTGGGGGATCGAGCATCAGACGGAAGTTGCCCAAACGGGGATTTTGGCGGTCATCCAAGGCGATCGCCCCGGGCCGGTATTGGCCATTCGCGCCGATATGGATGCCCTGCCCATTCAGGAAGCCAATGAGGTGCCCTACCGCTCCCAGCGAGATGGGCTGATGCATGCCTGTGGCCATGATGGCCACGTGGCGATCGCTCTGGGAACGGCGTTTTACCTGGCCCAGCACCGGGCCCAGTTGGCCGGCACCGTGAAGATCTTGTTTCAACCGGCGGAGGAGGGCCCCGGCGGAGCCAAGCCGATGATTGAGGCCGGGGCGCTAGAAAACCCGCGTCCTGATGCGATTATTGGCTTGCACTTGTGGAATAATTTGCCCCTGGGAACGGTGGGGGTGCGCAGCGGTGCCCTGATGGCGGCGGTGGAATTGTTTGACTGCATGATTCAAGGGCGGGGTGGCCATGGAGCCATGCCCCACCAAACGGTGGATGCACTTGTGGTGGGTGCCCAGGTGGTGAATGCTCTGCAGACGATCGTGGCCCGCAACCTCGATCCCCTCACCTCCGGGGTGGTGACGGTGGGTAGCTTCCATGCGGGTAAAGCCCACAACGTCATTGCCCATCGAGCTGAACTGAGCGGTACGGTGCGCTACTTTGATCCGGCTCTGGATGGCTTTTTTGGCAAACGGATCGATGATGTGATTGCTGGGGTCTGCCAAAGCCATGGCGCGACCTATGATCTGAACTATTGGCAGCTCTACCCAGCGGTGATCAACGATGGGGCGATCGCTGACCTAGTGCGATCGGTTGCAGAACAGGTGGTGGAACCGGGGCTGGGGGTGGTGCCCAACTGCCAGACCATGGGCGGTGAAGATATGTCCTTTTTCCTACAGCAGGTGCCCGGCTGCTACTTCTTTTTGGGATCGGCAAATCCTAGCCTAGATCTGGCCTATCCTCACCACCATCCCCGCTTTGACTTCGACGAAACGGCCCTGAGTATGGGCGTTGAAATCTTTATCCGTTGCGTGGAACGCTTCTGCTCTTCTGCCTTGGGGTAG
- a CDS encoding pitrilysin family protein: MSITQQFAHTLHTRTVNRAVLGNRMVVLAVENPAADIIACRIFIRAGGVCESPQESGVSHLLSAVLTKGTDRFSAHEIADRVESVGASLGTDATADYCLLSFKTVSHDFPEVLALGSELLRSPSFPEAEVELERRLALQGLRSMQEQPFAVAQRQLRQMMYPGHPYANPILGTEATVANLSREHLQNYHHTYFRPDNIVVSITGRIAPDDAIALVDKYFGDWHLPHDHDDVLPLTHPDVPKLVPMGETSIIPEETQQTIVMVGHLTPSVHSTDYLALKVLNTYLGNGLSSRLFVELREKRGLAYEVSAFYPTRLNQSQFVVYLGTAPVNTATALDGLQQEVTRLMQCRLSDEELQSAKNKLLGQYALGKQTNAQLAQIFGWYETLGLGIEFDQQFQQHIASITPDMAQEAAQRYFTQPYVSIVGTGAAAMR, encoded by the coding sequence ATGTCAATTACGCAACAATTTGCCCATACGCTCCATACCCGCACGGTGAATCGGGCGGTACTCGGTAACCGCATGGTGGTTCTGGCGGTCGAAAATCCAGCGGCAGATATCATTGCTTGCCGTATTTTTATTCGGGCAGGCGGCGTATGCGAATCACCCCAAGAATCCGGCGTCTCTCACCTACTGTCCGCCGTGTTGACCAAGGGCACCGATCGCTTCTCTGCCCACGAAATTGCTGACCGAGTGGAGTCTGTGGGCGCTAGCCTCGGCACCGATGCCACCGCCGACTATTGCTTGCTGAGCTTTAAGACCGTTTCCCACGACTTTCCAGAAGTACTAGCCCTAGGCTCAGAACTGCTGCGATCGCCCAGTTTTCCTGAAGCCGAAGTAGAGCTAGAACGTCGCCTGGCCCTGCAGGGGTTGCGATCCATGCAGGAACAACCCTTCGCCGTCGCCCAGCGACAACTGCGGCAGATGATGTATCCAGGGCATCCCTACGCCAACCCCATTCTGGGAACCGAAGCCACCGTTGCCAACCTCAGCCGTGAGCACTTACAGAACTACCACCACACGTACTTCCGTCCTGATAATATTGTGGTGAGCATTACCGGGCGCATTGCCCCAGATGATGCGATCGCCCTTGTCGATAAATATTTCGGCGACTGGCATCTACCCCACGACCACGACGATGTTCTACCGCTCACCCACCCAGATGTGCCCAAACTGGTGCCCATGGGTGAGACATCTATCATCCCGGAAGAAACGCAACAAACCATCGTCATGGTGGGTCATCTCACCCCCTCCGTGCATTCTACCGACTACCTAGCCCTCAAAGTTCTCAATACCTACCTGGGTAATGGTCTATCCAGTCGCCTCTTTGTTGAACTACGGGAAAAACGCGGACTTGCCTACGAAGTCTCGGCCTTCTATCCCACCCGTTTAAACCAATCTCAGTTTGTGGTGTATCTCGGCACAGCCCCCGTCAACACGGCTACGGCCCTCGATGGTCTACAGCAAGAAGTGACGCGACTGATGCAGTGCCGCTTATCAGACGAAGAACTGCAGTCCGCCAAAAACAAGCTGCTGGGGCAGTATGCCCTTGGCAAGCAAACCAATGCCCAACTTGCGCAAATTTTTGGCTGGTATGAAACCCTAGGGCTAGGGATTGAGTTTGATCAACAGTTTCAGCAGCACATTGCATCGATCACCCCCGATATGGCTCAAGAGGCTGCGCAACGATACTTTACGCAACCCTACGTATCGATTGTAGGCACCGGGGCAGCCGCAATGCGATGA
- the gcvH gene encoding glycine cleavage system protein GcvH, which produces MALDYPEDLKYLDTHEYARVDDDLITIGITAFAVDQMGDIVFLELPDVDSAVEKGETFGTIESVKAVEDLHSPISGTVIERNEAMLEAPEQIADDPYGDGWLIKVKLDNPEDLDEAMSVEEYRAQVEGE; this is translated from the coding sequence ATGGCGCTGGACTATCCCGAAGATTTGAAATATCTGGACACCCATGAATATGCGCGGGTTGACGATGACCTGATCACCATTGGCATCACCGCCTTTGCTGTTGATCAAATGGGCGACATTGTCTTTTTAGAACTCCCAGATGTGGACAGCGCCGTTGAAAAAGGAGAAACCTTTGGCACCATTGAGTCGGTCAAGGCTGTGGAAGACCTACATTCACCGATTTCCGGCACAGTGATTGAGCGCAATGAAGCCATGCTGGAGGCTCCCGAGCAAATTGCCGATGATCCCTACGGCGATGGTTGGCTGATCAAGGTGAAACTCGACAACCCAGAAGACTTGGATGAAGCCATGTCTGTGGAAGAATACCGCGCCCAGGTGGAAGGCGAGTAG
- a CDS encoding pentapeptide repeat-containing protein: MNRQDLITRYTAGETNFNGENLSGQNLSGADLIGIQFSRADLHSALLIFAYLNRAKFTSSNLTGADLSGANLSQADFVGANLHDADLHGALLQGADLRSADLTLANLLNANLIDADLRNANLSGANLSGACLRGANLREENRHYSANLRGANLRGADLRGANLTGADLARVDLRGADLSEATLRGADLRETDLAGANLKGAFLTEANLSSAILRGATLINTKLERAILTDVDMAGADARGALMPDTQLVRAHMAKVNLNAAKLSRADLSRANLRGSTLRDANLTDAYLARADLTNTDLTDASFVRAELSSTNLTDAILTGATMPDSSVHE, translated from the coding sequence ATGAACAGACAAGACCTCATTACTCGCTACACAGCAGGCGAAACAAACTTTAACGGCGAGAACCTCAGCGGGCAGAATTTGAGTGGGGCAGACCTCATTGGCATTCAGTTCTCCCGCGCTGATCTCCACAGTGCCCTGTTGATCTTCGCCTACCTCAACCGAGCTAAATTCACCAGCAGCAACCTAACTGGTGCTGATTTAAGTGGAGCCAACCTCAGCCAAGCCGATTTCGTCGGCGCAAATCTTCATGACGCTGATCTCCACGGGGCTCTGCTGCAAGGAGCAGACTTGCGGAGTGCTGACCTGACCTTGGCCAATCTTCTCAACGCCAATTTAATTGACGCAGATTTGCGCAATGCCAACCTCAGCGGTGCCAACCTCAGCGGTGCTTGCTTGCGCGGTGCCAACCTACGGGAAGAAAACCGTCACTATAGCGCCAACCTGCGGGGAGCCAATCTTCGGGGAGCAGACCTACGAGGAGCCAATCTCACCGGCGCAGACCTGGCCCGGGTTGACCTTCGGGGAGCTGATTTAAGCGAAGCCACCCTACGGGGTGCCGATCTACGGGAAACCGATTTGGCCGGAGCCAACCTCAAGGGAGCCTTCCTCACCGAAGCGAACCTGAGCAGTGCCATCCTGCGCGGAGCCACCTTGATCAATACCAAGCTGGAGCGCGCCATCCTCACCGATGTGGACATGGCCGGAGCCGATGCCCGCGGAGCCCTAATGCCCGACACCCAACTTGTCCGGGCCCACATGGCTAAGGTCAACTTGAATGCGGCTAAACTCAGCCGCGCCGATCTCAGCCGTGCTAACCTGCGAGGCTCAACGCTACGGGATGCTAACTTAACCGATGCCTACTTGGCCCGAGCTGACTTGACCAATACAGACCTCACCGATGCCAGTTTCGTGCGGGCAGAACTGAGCAGCACCAACCTCACCGATGCCATCTTGACCGGGGCCACCATGCCCGACAGCAGCGTTCATGAGTGA
- a CDS encoding adenylate/guanylate cyclase domain-containing protein has product MTTTQQRISVWSGRSLGLILALAIAYWGAGQLVFRFISLPGGITPVWPSSGIGLAAVFLFGWRVAPGIALGVIMLLTHTQDVSPLVILVQGAIALGSSLEAGFAAQVMRRLIPSQTPLTRSRDAFRFVVIVFAAPVIGATMGTASSCLAGLNPWSDFLAIWGSWWISNAFGMLIVAPTLISWYVQFPRDRQLANLPPLRTDRLLEGFAMLMMAAAVSYIVFQFSLPVEYVLIPILIWTTFRLGLAIATGLVIIISGIAIAGTANGLGPFVQALRPQWLSLLLLQAFIGVVTLTVLVLSAVIAERQAANYQRIQANQSLAAMAEDLKIANQALAQANGVLEHRVEERTQDLYFSEDKFAKVFGASPNPIIISRLMDGVILDVNASFLALSGYERAQIVGCSALDLGIWVDPELRSRLVEQLQQWGATRDYEAEFRIASGAVRYGLLSAEIITLDGQSCLLTLVNDITERKQAELDLRLEQEKSERLLLNILPQSIADRLKQNPSNNRISGAAIAEHYDEVTILFADIVGFTQLSSHLPPMELVNLLNSIFSTFDQLAEQLGLEKIKTIGDAYMVAAGLPNPRSDHAEAIADMALEMTAAMQRFEQDLQFDLKLRIGINSGIVVAGVIGQKKFIYDLWGDAVNIASRMESLGEPGGIQVTQATRDRLAPLYDLRDRGAIAVKGKGTMETYWLVGRKAIAPATV; this is encoded by the coding sequence ATGACTACAACTCAGCAGCGGATTTCGGTCTGGAGTGGGCGCAGTCTAGGTCTGATCCTAGCGCTGGCGATCGCCTACTGGGGAGCGGGTCAGTTGGTTTTTCGGTTTATCTCCCTACCGGGTGGTATTACGCCGGTTTGGCCCTCGTCGGGCATTGGGCTAGCGGCGGTGTTTCTCTTTGGCTGGCGGGTGGCACCGGGGATTGCCTTGGGCGTGATCATGCTCCTCACTCACACCCAGGATGTCAGTCCGCTGGTGATTCTGGTGCAGGGGGCGATCGCTCTGGGATCATCCCTAGAGGCTGGTTTTGCCGCTCAGGTGATGCGGCGGCTGATTCCTTCCCAAACTCCCCTAACGCGATCGCGGGACGCGTTTCGGTTTGTGGTGATTGTCTTTGCAGCTCCGGTGATCGGGGCCACCATGGGTACGGCCAGCAGTTGCTTGGCTGGATTGAACCCTTGGTCTGATTTTTTGGCGATTTGGGGAAGTTGGTGGATCTCCAATGCCTTCGGGATGTTGATTGTGGCTCCCACCTTAATCAGTTGGTATGTCCAGTTTCCCCGCGATCGCCAGTTGGCCAACCTACCGCCGCTAAGAACCGATCGCCTGCTGGAAGGATTTGCCATGCTGATGATGGCGGCGGCGGTGAGCTACATCGTGTTCCAGTTTTCTTTGCCCGTGGAATACGTGCTGATCCCCATTTTGATTTGGACGACATTTCGCTTAGGACTGGCGATCGCCACGGGGTTGGTGATCATCATTTCTGGGATTGCGATCGCGGGCACGGCGAATGGTCTCGGCCCCTTTGTGCAAGCGTTGCGACCCCAGTGGCTGTCGCTGCTCTTGCTCCAGGCCTTCATCGGTGTGGTCACCTTGACGGTGTTGGTGTTGTCGGCGGTGATTGCGGAGCGCCAAGCGGCTAACTACCAACGTATCCAGGCTAATCAGTCTTTGGCCGCGATGGCGGAGGATCTGAAGATTGCGAACCAGGCGCTAGCGCAGGCGAATGGTGTGTTGGAACATCGGGTGGAAGAGCGTACCCAAGATTTATATTTTTCAGAAGACAAGTTTGCCAAGGTGTTTGGTGCCAGCCCCAACCCAATTATCATCAGTCGGCTCATGGATGGCGTAATTTTAGACGTCAACGCCAGTTTTCTAGCTCTATCGGGCTATGAGCGCGCTCAAATTGTGGGGTGCAGCGCCTTAGATCTGGGCATCTGGGTTGATCCTGAGCTGCGATCGCGCTTGGTGGAGCAGCTTCAGCAGTGGGGAGCCACCCGTGACTATGAAGCCGAATTTCGCATTGCCTCTGGTGCGGTGCGCTATGGGCTGCTGTCGGCAGAAATTATTACCCTAGATGGGCAAAGCTGTTTGCTCACCTTGGTGAATGATATTACCGAGCGCAAACAGGCCGAGCTAGACCTGCGGCTAGAGCAGGAAAAATCAGAACGTCTGCTGTTGAATATTCTGCCCCAGTCCATTGCCGATCGCCTGAAGCAAAACCCGTCCAACAATCGCATCTCTGGAGCGGCGATCGCTGAGCACTACGACGAGGTGACGATCCTGTTTGCCGATATCGTCGGCTTTACCCAACTATCGTCCCATCTACCGCCGATGGAGTTGGTGAACCTGCTCAACAGTATCTTTTCGACGTTCGACCAGCTTGCAGAACAGTTGGGGCTCGAAAAAATCAAAACTATTGGCGATGCCTATATGGTGGCGGCGGGGCTGCCCAATCCTCGGTCTGACCATGCGGAAGCGATCGCCGATATGGCCTTGGAAATGACGGCTGCCATGCAGCGCTTTGAGCAAGACCTGCAGTTTGACCTCAAGCTACGGATTGGCATCAACAGCGGCATTGTGGTCGCCGGTGTGATTGGGCAAAAGAAGTTTATTTATGACCTTTGGGGCGATGCGGTCAACATTGCCAGCCGCATGGAGTCGTTGGGAGAACCCGGCGGCATTCAAGTCACCCAAGCGACCCGCGATCGCCTCGCCCCTCTCTATGACCTGCGTGACCGGGGCGCGATCGCTGTGAAAGGCAAGGGCACTATGGAAACCTATTGGCTGGTGGGTCGAAAAGCGATCGCCCCGGCGACGGTCTAG
- the hemW gene encoding radical SAM family heme chaperone HemW codes for MQKTGDRLNVGLSSPSDGADPTAAYVHIPFCRRRCYYCDFPVSIVGDRPPLARQTGSDTGFGAIAAYLDPLCQEIAHTPGDRPLTSIFFGGGTPSLLEPGQVQQILTALDQQFGIAAGAEISIEMDPDTVDLAKARGYQAVGINRVSLGAQAFQLDVLQACGRTHTPADIDRAIDSLRQAGFTNISLDLISGLPHQTPETWEESLQRAIALAPTHLSIYDLIVEPQTAFSRWYQPGESPLPSDQVTADLYRLAQQRLTAAGFEHYEISNYAQLGYRCQHNGVYWRNQPYYGFGMGAASYIHQQRYTRPRTRAAYFDWVKNLPNRPGPLDVPIDPIQDTFLETVMLGLRLAEGLEFKAMADVFGLGLVQHLWQLLTTYTDTGWIEWAPVLESEHHSHQDKGHPPSPRVRLSDPEGFLFSNVVLSDIFQALGDDPVETPCRERMESAV; via the coding sequence ATGCAAAAGACTGGCGATCGCTTAAACGTTGGCCTATCCAGCCCATCTGATGGGGCAGATCCAACGGCGGCCTACGTGCATATTCCCTTTTGTCGGCGACGCTGCTACTACTGCGATTTTCCTGTATCCATTGTAGGCGATCGCCCTCCCTTAGCCCGGCAGACTGGCTCCGACACTGGCTTTGGAGCGATCGCGGCCTACCTGGATCCCCTCTGCCAGGAAATTGCCCACACCCCAGGCGATCGCCCCCTCACCAGCATTTTCTTCGGTGGCGGCACCCCCTCCTTGCTAGAGCCAGGCCAGGTTCAGCAGATTTTAACCGCTTTGGATCAGCAGTTTGGCATAGCAGCCGGTGCGGAAATCTCTATAGAAATGGATCCCGACACCGTCGATCTAGCCAAAGCTAGGGGCTACCAAGCCGTGGGGATCAATCGAGTCAGCCTAGGCGCGCAGGCCTTCCAGCTTGACGTGCTGCAGGCCTGCGGCCGCACCCATACGCCAGCCGATATTGACCGAGCCATAGACAGCCTGCGCCAGGCCGGGTTCACCAACATCAGCCTTGATCTAATCTCAGGGCTGCCCCACCAAACGCCGGAAACCTGGGAGGAGTCTCTCCAGAGGGCGATCGCCCTCGCCCCCACCCATCTTTCGATCTACGACCTGATTGTCGAACCGCAGACCGCCTTTAGCCGTTGGTATCAGCCGGGTGAGTCGCCCCTACCCAGCGATCAGGTGACCGCCGATCTCTATCGCCTAGCTCAGCAGCGGCTAACGGCAGCGGGCTTTGAGCATTACGAAATTTCTAACTATGCCCAGCTAGGCTACCGGTGCCAACACAATGGCGTATATTGGCGCAATCAACCCTACTACGGCTTTGGCATGGGAGCCGCCAGCTATATCCACCAGCAGCGCTACACCCGTCCTCGCACCCGCGCCGCCTACTTTGACTGGGTTAAGAATTTACCTAACCGCCCAGGGCCGTTGGATGTGCCCATTGATCCGATTCAAGATACCTTTCTGGAAACTGTGATGCTAGGGCTGCGGCTGGCAGAAGGCTTGGAGTTCAAGGCAATGGCGGATGTCTTTGGTCTAGGATTGGTGCAGCATCTCTGGCAATTGCTCACGACTTATACGGACACAGGATGGATCGAATGGGCACCTGTGCTAGAGTCGGAACACCACAGCCACCAAGACAAGGGGCATCCACCATCACCACGGGTGCGGCTGAGCGATCCTGAGGGGTTTCTCTTTTCCAATGTGGTGTTATCCGACATCTTTCAGGCCTTGGGTGACGATCCGGTGGAGACACCATGCCGGGAGAGGATGGAGTCTGCTGTATAA
- a CDS encoding pitrilysin family protein: MQVTIPPSTSHPFPGLIYQLPNGLTVIHQDLPASSVVTVDVWVRAGAIAEPTPWFGMAHFLEHMIFKGTDRIQPGQFDAIIERCGGITNAATSHDYAHFFINTTAEHLPEALPLLADLLLHATIPQGEFEMERQVVLEEIRQAYDDPDWIGFQTLLAAAYPQHPYGRPILGDVDELMARSPQDMRQFHRAYYQPENMTVVIVGNLSQAEALDQVYAAFQTFPERSLVAAPTIQADPPMESVYRQRLALPRLEQARLMMAWVGPGVDQLQSSYGLDLLAALLAGSQSSRLVRELREERQWVQDIDSSFSLQHDSSLFTITAWLDPDQVERVEATLGDRLSELASMPITPLELNRCKRLMCNDYAFSTETASQLAGLYGYYHTIADATLSVTYPDQVKQLTPHDLQYLAGQYLSPYRYASVVLLPD, encoded by the coding sequence TTGCAAGTCACGATTCCACCATCAACTTCCCATCCATTTCCCGGTTTAATCTATCAACTACCCAACGGGCTCACCGTTATCCATCAAGACCTGCCCGCTTCATCTGTTGTCACGGTCGATGTATGGGTGCGGGCCGGGGCGATCGCTGAACCCACACCTTGGTTTGGCATGGCCCACTTCCTAGAGCACATGATCTTCAAGGGCACCGATCGCATCCAGCCAGGACAGTTTGATGCCATCATCGAGCGCTGCGGGGGCATCACCAACGCCGCCACCAGCCATGACTATGCTCACTTTTTCATCAATACCACCGCAGAGCACCTGCCCGAGGCACTCCCCCTCCTAGCCGACCTTTTACTCCATGCCACCATTCCCCAGGGCGAGTTTGAGATGGAGCGGCAGGTGGTGCTAGAAGAAATTCGCCAAGCCTACGATGATCCAGATTGGATCGGCTTCCAGACGCTGCTGGCGGCAGCCTATCCCCAACATCCCTACGGGCGACCAATTTTGGGCGATGTCGATGAACTAATGGCGCGATCGCCCCAAGACATGCGCCAGTTCCATCGTGCCTACTACCAGCCCGAGAACATGACCGTGGTGATCGTGGGTAACCTATCCCAAGCAGAAGCCCTCGACCAGGTCTATGCCGCCTTCCAGACCTTTCCAGAGCGATCGCTCGTCGCCGCTCCCACTATCCAGGCCGATCCACCCATGGAGTCTGTATATCGCCAGCGCCTGGCTCTACCGCGCCTAGAGCAAGCTCGGCTGATGATGGCCTGGGTGGGCCCCGGTGTCGATCAACTGCAAAGCAGCTATGGGCTAGACTTGCTGGCGGCATTGCTGGCAGGCAGCCAATCGTCACGGCTGGTGCGCGAACTGCGGGAAGAACGCCAATGGGTGCAAGACATCGACAGCAGTTTTTCACTGCAGCATGATTCGAGTTTATTCACCATCACCGCCTGGCTGGATCCAGATCAGGTGGAACGCGTAGAAGCAACCCTGGGCGATCGCCTCTCAGAACTAGCATCTATGCCCATTACACCCCTAGAGCTAAATCGGTGTAAACGGCTGATGTGCAACGACTACGCCTTCTCCACAGAAACCGCCAGCCAGTTGGCTGGTCTCTACGGGTACTACCACACCATTGCCGATGCCACCCTCTCGGTCACCTATCCTGACCAAGTCAAGCAGCTCACCCCCCATGACCTGCAATATCTAGCCGGACAGTACCTCTCGCCCTATCGCTACGCCTCCGTGGTACTGCTGCCAGACTGA
- a CDS encoding PIN/TRAM domain-containing protein, translating into MIDAVIILSFILAGVGIGFYSVDLLPDTALQQVTNLEGLSFVIAAFGAIIGFAIGLVTQTGYRRIERQIREMPVDMLISRSLGLVLGLLVANLMLAPLFLLPIPTDFAFIKPLTAVLASVMFAFSGVNLADAHGRTLLRLINPQSVESMLVAEGTLKPATTKVLDTSCIIDGRIEDLLSTSFLEGQLLVPQFVLLELQQVADSSNDQKRVRGRRGLDILNRIQANYPERIVIHPADYDDVATVDAKLVRLAQEINGTLLTNDYNLNKVASLQKVEVLNINDLAQAMRPNYLPGDYIDIKILKRGKEPEQGVGYLNDGTMVVVEEGSEYVGDELTVVVTGALQTSAGRMIFARPEASVIA; encoded by the coding sequence ATGATTGATGCTGTCATTATCCTATCGTTCATTCTAGCTGGGGTCGGGATCGGGTTTTATAGCGTTGATCTTCTACCCGACACGGCCCTGCAGCAAGTCACGAACCTAGAAGGGTTGAGCTTTGTCATTGCTGCCTTCGGTGCAATCATTGGCTTTGCCATTGGTTTGGTCACCCAAACAGGATACCGCCGCATTGAGCGCCAAATCCGCGAAATGCCCGTGGATATGCTCATTAGCCGATCCCTGGGGCTCGTGTTAGGGCTGTTGGTGGCCAACTTAATGCTGGCACCCTTGTTTCTGCTGCCCATTCCCACTGACTTCGCCTTCATTAAACCCCTCACGGCTGTCTTGGCGAGCGTCATGTTTGCCTTCTCAGGGGTCAACCTTGCAGATGCCCATGGGCGCACATTACTGCGGTTGATTAATCCCCAAAGTGTTGAAAGCATGTTGGTGGCTGAAGGCACCCTCAAGCCTGCAACCACCAAGGTTTTAGACACCAGTTGCATCATTGATGGACGGATTGAAGACTTGCTCAGCACGAGTTTTCTAGAAGGGCAACTGCTTGTACCGCAGTTTGTTTTATTGGAGCTGCAGCAGGTTGCCGATTCGTCGAATGATCAAAAACGGGTACGCGGTAGACGGGGCCTGGATATTCTCAACCGCATTCAAGCCAACTACCCAGAGCGGATTGTCATTCATCCTGCAGACTATGACGATGTGGCCACGGTGGATGCTAAGTTGGTGCGCCTGGCCCAGGAAATTAACGGCACCCTGCTGACCAACGACTACAACCTGAATAAAGTAGCGAGTCTGCAAAAGGTTGAGGTGCTCAACATCAATGACCTGGCTCAGGCGATGCGTCCTAACTATCTGCCTGGCGACTACATCGACATTAAGATTCTCAAGCGTGGTAAGGAACCAGAGCAGGGCGTGGGATATCTCAATGATGGCACTATGGTCGTTGTGGAAGAAGGCAGCGAGTACGTGGGTGATGAACTAACGGTGGTGGTAACCGGTGCGCTGCAAACCTCGGCCGGCCGCATGATCTTCGCCCGTCCTGAGGCCTCGGTGATCGCTTAG